Proteins from a single region of Humidesulfovibrio mexicanus:
- a CDS encoding BRO family protein yields METQTALFDEHQIRRVYDEAAEIWWFSVVDIVQVLTQQPDYQAARNYWKVLKNRLGKEGSELVTKCNRLKLTAADGKKYLTDVATAETLLRLVQSVPSPRAEPIKLWLAKVGYERMQEMADPALSLNRARETWQQHGRSEKWIQQRMLGQQTRNKLTDYWSEHDIKKGEEYAILTNIIHQEWSGVSVKSHKGLKGLSTQNLRDHMTEAELIFTALAELSTRQIAESVEATGMGENQQAAKTGGAIARKARQELEERTGTKVVTGDNMLPPSKSAKKPLTPKKS; encoded by the coding sequence ATGGAAACGCAGACCGCCCTTTTCGACGAGCACCAGATTCGCCGCGTCTACGACGAAGCGGCTGAAATCTGGTGGTTTTCCGTGGTCGACATTGTGCAGGTGCTGACCCAGCAGCCGGACTACCAAGCGGCCAGAAACTACTGGAAGGTCTTGAAAAACCGTCTTGGGAAGGAAGGAAGCGAGTTGGTTACAAAATGTAACCGACTGAAATTGACCGCAGCCGACGGCAAAAAATATCTCACCGACGTCGCCACCGCCGAGACGCTGCTGCGCCTTGTGCAGTCCGTGCCGAGCCCCAGGGCCGAGCCCATCAAGCTTTGGCTGGCCAAGGTGGGGTACGAGCGGATGCAGGAAATGGCCGACCCCGCGCTTTCGCTGAACCGCGCCCGCGAAACCTGGCAACAGCACGGGCGCAGCGAGAAGTGGATTCAGCAGCGCATGCTCGGGCAGCAGACGCGCAACAAGCTCACCGACTACTGGTCCGAACACGACATCAAGAAGGGCGAGGAATACGCCATCCTCACCAACATCATCCACCAGGAGTGGTCCGGCGTCAGCGTGAAGTCGCACAAGGGGCTAAAGGGCCTGAGCACCCAGAACCTGCGCGACCACATGACCGAGGCGGAACTGATCTTCACGGCACTGGCCGAGCTTTCGACCCGGCAGATAGCCGAGAGCGTCGAGGCGACAGGCATGGGGGAAAACCAGCAGGCGGCCAAGACCGGGGGAGCCATCGCCCGCAAGGCGCGGCAAGAGCTGGAAGAACGGACTGGAACCAAAGTCGTGACCGGGGACAACATGCTGCCGCCAAGCAAAAGCGCCAAGAAGCCGCTAACCCCCAAGAAATCATGA
- a CDS encoding restriction endonuclease subunit S produces the protein MSQEVAFINGYWDDDTALYRVDRPVIIFGDHTKVLKYVDFDFVIGADGVKILLPKEFLSTKFFYYQLQSVNLDSLGYARHYKLLKSINIRYTQFPEQQRIVALLDDAFDGIATAKANAEQNLKNARELFESHLQAVFTQRGEGWEGKTLRQVAVDFGRGKSKHRPRNAPKLYGGPYPFIQTGDVRNSEHLITEYTQTYSEAGLAQSKLWPKGTLCITIAANIAETGILNFDACFPDSVIGIVVDDKHTSNHFLEYLLQAVKAALKAKGKGSAQDNINLGTFENELFFFPSLSVQEEITKQLDDLSTEVQRLESIYQQKQAALDELKKSLLHKAFSGEL, from the coding sequence GTGTCGCAGGAAGTCGCCTTTATTAATGGTTACTGGGATGATGACACAGCACTTTACCGAGTAGACAGGCCTGTCATAATTTTTGGCGACCACACAAAAGTTCTAAAATACGTGGACTTTGACTTTGTGATTGGTGCAGACGGTGTGAAAATTCTCCTGCCAAAGGAGTTCCTTTCTACTAAATTTTTCTACTATCAACTCCAGAGTGTTAACCTTGATTCTCTCGGGTATGCGCGGCACTACAAACTATTGAAATCTATTAATATAAGATACACACAATTCCCCGAACAACAGCGCATCGTCGCCCTCCTCGACGACGCCTTCGACGGCATCGCCACTGCCAAGGCCAACGCCGAGCAGAACCTCAAAAACGCGCGGGAGTTGTTCGAGAGCCATTTGCAGGCGGTGTTCACGCAGCGGGGCGAGGGGTGGGAAGGCAAAACACTACGCCAAGTCGCCGTAGACTTTGGGCGGGGCAAATCCAAGCACCGGCCACGCAATGCCCCCAAACTCTACGGAGGGCCGTATCCCTTCATCCAGACCGGGGATGTCCGAAATTCAGAGCACCTGATTACCGAGTACACGCAGACCTACAGCGAAGCTGGGCTTGCGCAAAGCAAGCTTTGGCCGAAAGGAACGCTCTGTATAACCATTGCTGCGAACATTGCAGAGACAGGCATTTTGAACTTTGATGCCTGCTTCCCAGATAGTGTGATTGGCATAGTCGTCGACGATAAGCATACCAGCAACCACTTCCTTGAATACCTGCTCCAAGCCGTGAAAGCAGCCTTGAAGGCTAAGGGAAAAGGAAGCGCTCAAGACAATATCAACCTTGGCACGTTTGAAAACGAACTTTTCTTTTTCCCAAGCCTCTCGGTCCAAGAGGAGATCACGAAGCAATTGGACGACCTCAGCACTGAGGTTCAGCGCCTCGAATCCATCTACCAGCAAAAGCAGGCCGCCCTGGACGAACTCAAGAAATCCCTGCTTCACAAAGCCTTCAGCGGCGAGTTATAG
- a CDS encoding class I SAM-dependent DNA methyltransferase, with product MFEQAFKNVDDILWKEAGCATELDYTEQTSWLLFLKYLDDLEREKAMEAVLSGKTYEFILDAPYRWESWAAPKGPDGKLDHNTALGGPDLTEFVDHKLFPYLRGFKQRASSPNTIEYKVGEIFSEIKNKIHSGYNLREIIEHIDELRFRSQVEKHELSHLYEAKIKNMGNAGRNGGEYYTPRPLIRAIIQVVQPKIGERIYDGAVGSAGFLCEAYDSLTRTPGLTTSDLDTLQTRTFYGKEKKSLAYVIAIMNMILHGIEAPNIIRTNTLAENLADIQERDRYDVVLANPPFGGKERKEVQQNFPIKSGETAFLFLQHFIKILKAGGRAGIVIKNTFLSNTDNASVSLRKLLLESCNLHTVLDLPGGTFQGAGVKTVVLFFEKGAPTRKVWYYQLNPGRNMGKTNPLNDDDLADFLAQQKTFADSPQSWSVDAASIDQGTFDLSVKNPKGGEEVSLRSPEDIMDEIARLDAESAEVLARVRGLL from the coding sequence ATGTTCGAACAAGCCTTCAAGAACGTTGACGACATCCTCTGGAAAGAGGCTGGCTGCGCCACCGAACTGGACTACACCGAGCAGACTTCCTGGCTGCTCTTCCTCAAGTACCTGGACGACCTGGAGCGCGAAAAGGCCATGGAGGCCGTGCTTTCCGGCAAGACTTACGAATTCATCCTCGACGCGCCCTATCGCTGGGAAAGCTGGGCCGCGCCCAAAGGGCCGGACGGCAAACTCGACCACAACACTGCGCTGGGCGGGCCTGACCTGACCGAGTTCGTGGACCACAAGCTGTTCCCCTATCTGCGCGGGTTCAAGCAGCGCGCCAGCAGCCCCAACACCATCGAGTACAAGGTCGGCGAGATCTTCAGCGAGATCAAGAACAAGATCCATAGCGGCTACAACCTGCGCGAGATCATCGAGCACATCGACGAGCTGCGCTTCCGGTCGCAGGTGGAGAAGCACGAACTCTCGCACCTCTACGAGGCCAAGATCAAGAACATGGGCAACGCCGGGCGCAACGGCGGCGAGTACTACACCCCGCGCCCGCTCATCCGCGCCATCATCCAGGTGGTGCAACCCAAGATTGGCGAGCGCATCTACGACGGCGCAGTGGGTTCCGCGGGCTTTTTGTGCGAGGCCTATGACTCCTTGACCCGCACGCCGGGCCTGACCACCAGCGACCTGGACACGCTGCAAACGCGCACCTTCTACGGCAAGGAGAAGAAGAGCCTCGCCTACGTCATCGCCATCATGAACATGATCCTGCACGGCATCGAGGCGCCGAACATCATCCGCACCAACACGCTGGCCGAGAACCTGGCCGACATCCAGGAGCGCGACCGCTACGACGTGGTGCTGGCCAATCCGCCCTTTGGCGGCAAGGAGCGCAAGGAGGTGCAGCAGAACTTCCCCATCAAGTCCGGGGAAACCGCGTTCCTGTTCCTGCAGCACTTCATCAAGATTCTCAAAGCCGGGGGCCGGGCCGGCATCGTCATCAAGAACACCTTCCTGTCCAACACGGACAACGCCTCCGTGAGCCTGCGCAAGCTCTTGTTGGAGAGTTGCAACCTGCATACGGTGCTCGATTTGCCGGGCGGCACCTTCCAGGGCGCGGGCGTAAAAACCGTGGTGCTCTTCTTCGAGAAGGGCGCGCCCACGCGCAAGGTTTGGTACTACCAGCTGAACCCTGGCCGGAACATGGGCAAGACCAACCCGCTGAACGACGACGACCTGGCCGACTTCCTGGCCCAGCAGAAGACCTTTGCCGACTCGCCGCAGTCCTGGTCCGTGGATGCGGCCAGCATCGACCAGGGCACCTTCGATCTCTCGGTGAAGAACCCGAAGGGCGGTGAGGAGGTCTCTCTCCGCAGCCCGGAAGACATCATGGACGAGATCGCCCGGCTCGACGCCGAGAGCGCGGAAGTGCTGGCGAGGGTGAGGGGGCTGTTGTGA
- a CDS encoding ABC transporter permease: MIRGWSAVYYREALLLRRRLWKTLATMSVSPLLYLLAFGWAMGQHEGGGLGREYLRFLLPGLAAMSSMTQSWAIAGEINIARFYWRIFEEIQAAPVSPGGYVLGEVLAGMTRAFLAVLAVLGLGLAFGIRPGLGPGLWLALGLNAFFFASLAVGLAMRIKSHADQAMLTSFVITPMAFLGGTFFPVERLPDWAQTILLCLPLTHASRAARAAATGTEPPMVSLLVLAACSLAAYAFAVKSVADARD; the protein is encoded by the coding sequence ATGATCCGGGGCTGGAGCGCCGTATACTACCGCGAGGCGCTGCTTCTGCGGCGCAGGCTGTGGAAGACCCTGGCCACCATGAGCGTGTCGCCGCTCTTGTACCTGCTGGCCTTTGGCTGGGCCATGGGGCAGCACGAGGGCGGCGGACTTGGCCGCGAGTACCTGCGTTTCCTGCTGCCCGGCCTTGCGGCCATGAGCAGCATGACCCAGTCCTGGGCCATCGCCGGAGAGATCAACATCGCCCGCTTCTACTGGCGCATCTTCGAGGAAATCCAGGCCGCGCCGGTGTCGCCCGGAGGATACGTGCTGGGCGAGGTGCTGGCGGGCATGACCAGGGCTTTTCTGGCGGTGCTCGCCGTGCTGGGCCTGGGGCTGGCCTTCGGCATCCGGCCCGGTCTGGGGCCTGGCCTCTGGCTTGCCCTTGGGCTCAACGCCTTCTTCTTCGCCTCGCTGGCCGTGGGGCTGGCCATGCGCATCAAGTCCCACGCGGACCAGGCCATGCTCACCAGCTTTGTCATCACGCCCATGGCCTTCCTGGGCGGCACGTTCTTTCCCGTGGAGCGTCTGCCGGACTGGGCGCAGACCATCCTGCTCTGCCTGCCTCTGACCCATGCCTCGCGCGCGGCCAGGGCCGCCGCAACGGGCACGGAGCCGCCCATGGTCTCGCTGCTGGTGCTGGCGGCCTGCTCTCTGGCCGCCTACGCCTTTGCGGTAAAAAGCGTCGCCGATGCGAGGGACTAG
- a CDS encoding ABC transporter ATP-binding protein → MIVLEGLAKNYGPRKALAGVDLRVRPGELFAYLGPNGAGKTTTIRILTGLSLPDGGRALIDGVDVVAEPTRVKALCGVVAQAVNLDQDLSVAENLDVHGRLFGMSAAMRRSRAAEALEKLEIAERRRSLVRELSGGQRRRVMIARALMHEPRVLFLDEPTVGLDPSIRRKLWAVMKRIRESGTTILLTTHYIEEAEFLADRVAFLDRGRVVALGPPSELMDGLGAWAVDVLNGADMRTSCFRGREEAQAFGAAGPGSFTLRRVNLEDVFHATTGRKLTNGASA, encoded by the coding sequence GTGATAGTTCTAGAAGGTCTCGCCAAGAACTACGGCCCCAGGAAAGCCCTTGCCGGGGTGGACCTGCGCGTGCGGCCCGGTGAGCTCTTTGCCTACCTGGGCCCCAACGGCGCGGGAAAGACCACGACCATCCGCATCCTCACCGGCCTGTCCCTGCCCGATGGAGGGCGTGCGCTGATCGACGGGGTCGATGTTGTTGCCGAGCCAACGCGGGTCAAAGCGCTGTGCGGGGTGGTGGCGCAGGCCGTCAACCTGGATCAGGACCTGTCGGTGGCCGAGAATCTGGACGTGCATGGCCGGTTGTTCGGCATGTCCGCCGCGATGCGCCGAAGCCGCGCCGCCGAGGCGTTGGAAAAGCTGGAGATCGCCGAGCGGCGGAGATCGCTGGTGCGCGAACTCTCAGGCGGGCAGCGGCGTCGGGTGATGATCGCCCGCGCCCTCATGCACGAGCCGCGCGTGCTGTTCCTGGACGAACCCACCGTGGGGCTTGACCCCTCCATCCGCCGCAAGCTTTGGGCCGTGATGAAGCGCATCCGCGAGTCCGGCACCACCATCCTGCTCACCACGCACTACATTGAGGAGGCCGAGTTCCTGGCCGACCGCGTGGCCTTCCTGGACCGGGGGCGCGTGGTGGCCCTGGGCCCCCCGTCCGAGCTCATGGACGGCCTGGGCGCCTGGGCCGTGGACGTGCTGAACGGCGCGGACATGCGCACCTCCTGCTTCCGCGGGCGCGAGGAAGCGCAGGCTTTTGGCGCAGCCGGGCCGGGCAGTTTCACCCTGCGGCGGGTGAACCTGGAGGACGTGTTCCACGCCACCACCGGGCGCAAGCTCACCAACGGGGCCTCCGCATGA